From the genome of Ciona intestinalis chromosome 4, KH, whole genome shotgun sequence:
AAATGCTACAATTGCTGTGGTATTGCACCAGTAAGATATGCCATGAATCTAATGCCGATtaagtattaaatatatatattgcataccTGTATATGCCTTTTGCAACgctatttaaaacaagcttgGAATCTGATCCTAATATGACCAACAAAAGTTGACTAAAACTGTTACAGGACTTTAGTTGAAGCTGAGAATTCAGTGaaacctaaaacataaaaaatgtaaagacAAAACCTAAAAAGAAGTTTAATTATGGTAAAGTTAAAATACCCTTAATTTTTCAGAATTATCTTGATAAAGCAATAACTCTTCAGCAAGACTAAGTTGTGTTTGAACATCAGGATTATTTGACGAAGTAATACCATGCTTGCATGTTTCACAATACCTGCAATTATAATTGTAGAtcataacaaacataaaagtaGATATTGTAGCTGTAGTTGTACGGATGTATtccagtttttaattaatacattGCATATGTCAGTCATGTTGCCCCTTCCATAGCTACTGCTAAATCGCTGTATGGATGGGCATTGTATCATATATTTCGCATGCATCAACACACAGTTATGTTAAATGCCATGACATTTTACTTTGCGTTGGTTGGTATACATCTCTTCTATTGAACAACCAAAATATGATTTCAAGATAAATTTTTtcctgattttttttattaagaatTTTTCCAaggaaattaacaaaaaaaactttgattgtttagtcactatttaaaaaaatggcttGCCAATTAGGTCAGATAATTAAGGAAaggtactatatatatacaacttaaATACAAAACGAAAAAGTTTACCCTTTAAATAATTGAACCTCTTGCTCAAAATTCTTTAACAAATATGCTTTGATTTTAGACTGTGGCAAAGCTGACActactttgttaaaatattcatcAGCAGATAGttcaatgttttgttgttctaaaaaaaatatttttttaattcaactttTCAATTTATTCAAGACGTCAAGCTTTTTCCCTTAAACATGCAGCACATTCTTGGTAACAACTAAGAAACCTACATCACTAGAAAATTATAGCATCCGTTACCAGGTGACAGtgcatattatattaatattaggtGCGTCTTTCCATGCGCAATGTCTTTTTATGCCATTCGGCATTCACTTTCTGTAGTACTGCCAAAATTACAACCGAGTTTATCAGTGACTTTAATGACTTTCAACAACTGTGCTAAAGTTATccttgttttataattccaaTATTTGAGTCGCATTTTTACAATACTGGTAGgctaataataatatatgccAAGTAAAATAAGATAGTGATAATGTACAGAAACTAATGAAGCCTATAATAAAAATTCCTTGTAGTAAGTCCTGTAGTCATACATTCGTACACTAACACTAACATAGGAAGATAATATAATTCAgatatattaaatatgtaGTACATATGATATACTGGTTATCATTAGGCCACACATATACCTGTAAAGCGCTGAGCTAATCTAAGGGTCAAGTTTTTCACCATTTGATTCATTTTGTAAGAATGGTCTTCAAATAGATCAAAGATTACATATATCAGATTGGAAAGAATGGCCGGATATATCAATATGCTACTTAACTTAGTTGACCTATTTTCTAtgaacataatataaatataaagaaatttagatatatatgtatatgactatgtttatatacaagcGTTAGAGTTTTTTCACTAGTTTCGCACGTGTGGAAGATTGGAAGACCACGTGTTGACGTGTGCTAAtggtaaatgtaaatataaatatcgaAAAGGTTTCCAGAACGACAGTTTAATGCAGACATTTATATCTACGCCACAGCGTACGTACTTGACAAAACGTACCAACAAGAACACGAACCAGCAACAGGCAAAGTAGCAATCTTACATTAGGAACTCGCGGGCATATGACGTCACGCCGGTGATTTTGAAGCAGTGTTTCGCATCACTGCTGGTTCGTGTTTTtgtcacagaaataaaaaaagagtagaacgcgcaacttcccaaaaccgtgatatattcttttttctattcacgtgaccgccaactccgtccccattttgcttggtctccattgtaaaagataggcgcacagtgattttgggaggttttagctgtttattttaaaaaatggactaactattccagtttattaggccagtttagtttttggtaggtTCACGCTTACACTTTAGCGCTTGTttagaaaaattaattattttataaatttaattaaaaacgttcaaacaaacggtttgttggaaatatatatgtgtttggaaatagttatttttccctataaacttatattaagtcaaaaaacgaacaaaaactacataaaacgccctggcttccattgactacaatagtaaacgggaacgagtcGTGAAAAAGAGTGTACCATGCTCTCTCTCTTACCGACAATAAAGacgcgcgttctactcttttttattgagcacggtagtggtcatatagatcccttttttcgtcgaacagttgttcttggctttgttgttgttgttgttgaatgaaatttatttcgtctcttcggtcacgataacgaagaacaagagagttgataaaaagcgaaaagacgggtagtgtaacggtctatgagaggcGTGTCCTAGGTCGCCCCGACAGGTCACACGAGGGTTGTAGATTGACGAAAACGCGTACGTTGATTTGTTGTAAacgaatttattttgtacgGGTACGCACGGTACGGTACGTATGTACGCAcggttttctaaaaatatatacacgaTTAAATAATACACAGACACTTAAGTGATACATACACACTTAAATAGTACACACACACAGGGCGTACGGTTTACAAACTATCACACAAAATAATACGATATATAGAAAACATAGCACCTACCGAACAATTTTAGGACAAGATAGCAGGCACACACAGGGCCGCTCAGGGGTAACTATTCAAACAAGATGGATGTTGGcagatataaatacaacagtaCACNNNNNNNNNNNNNNNNNNNNNNNNNNNNNNNNNNNNNNNNNNNNNNNNNNNNNNNNNNNNNNNNNNNNNNNNNNNNNNNNNNNNNNNNNNNNNNNNNNNNNNNNNNNNNNNNNNNNNNNNNNNNNNNNNNNNNNNNNNNNNNNNNNNNNNNNNNNNNNNNNNNNNNNNNNNNNNNNNNNNNNNNNNNNNNNNNNNNNNNNNNNNNNNNNNNNNNNNNNNNNNNNNNNNNNNNNNNNNNNNNNNNNNNNNNNNNNNNNNNNNNNNNNNNNNNNNNNNNNNNNNNNNNNNNNNNNNNNNNNNNNNNNNNNNNNNNNNNNNNNNNNNNNNNNNNNNNNNNNNNNNNNNNNNNNNNNNNNNNNNNNNNNNNNNNNNNNNNNNNNNNNNNNNNNNNNNNNNNNNNNNNNNNNNNNNNNNNNNNNNNNNNNNNNNNNNNNNNNNNNNNNNNNNNNNNNNNNNNNNNNNNNNNNNNNNNNNNNNNNNNNNNNNNNNNNNNNNNNNNNNNNNNNNNNNNNNNNNNNNNNNNNNNNNNNNNNNNNNNNNNNNNNNNNNNNNNNNNNNNNNNNNNNNNNNNNNNNNNNNNNNNNNNNNNNNNNNNNNNNNNNNNNNNNNNNNNNNNNNNNNNNNNNNNNNNNNNNNNNNNNNNNNNNNNNNNNNNNNNNNNNNNNNNNNNNNNNNNNNNNNNNNNNNNNNNNNNNNNNNNNNNNNNNNNNNNNNNNNNNNNNNNNNNNNNNNNNNNNNNNNNNNNNNNNNNNNNNNNNNNNNNNNNNNNNNNNNNNNNNNNNNNNNNNNNNNNNNNNNNNNNNNNNNNNNNNNNNNNNNNNNNNNNNNNNNNNNNNNNNNNNNNNNNNNNNNNNNNNNNNNNNNNNNNNNNNNNNNNNNNNNNNNNNNNNNNNNNNNNNNNNNNNNNNNNNNNNNNNNNNNNNNNNNNNNNNNNNNNNNNNNNNNNNNNNNNNNNNNNNNNNNNNNNNNNNNNNNNNNNNNNNNNNNNNNNNNNNNNNNNNNNNNNNNNNNNNNNNNNNNNNNNNNNNNNNNNNNNNNNNNNNNNNNNNNNNNNNNNNNNNNNNNNNNNNNNNNNNNNNNNNNNNNNNNNNNNNNNNNNNNNNNNNNNNNNNNNNNNNNNNNNNNNNNNNNNNNNNNNNNNNNNNNNNNNNNNNNNNNNNNNNNNNNNNNNNNNNNNNNNNNNNNNNNNNNNNNNNNNNNNNNNNNNNNNNNNNNNNNNNNNNNNNNNNNNNNNNNNNNNNNNNNNNNNNNNNNNNNNNNNNNNNNNNNNNNNNNNNNNNNNTGAAGACCAAAGTTAAGGACCAATATATCTAATGGATTGTTGGGAGGTAGTCTTGGCACAATAGGGGATGGAGAATTTGGCTTGACTTCTAGTTATTCGTGTAATGTGTGATGGTTTATGGGAGATGGAATGAAGCAGAGCTGTAGGTAGTTTATAACTATTACATTTGTACATTAGAGTGAGAATTTCCAGTTTATACATTTCCTGAATTGTAAGAAGGCCATGTTGTCTCATGATTTTAGTTGTGTTAACCCGTTTGTGTAGATTAAAGATCATTCGAATAAATTTGTTGCAAAGTATTTGAAGTTTAGCAATTAATTGATTGTTTCCATTACACCAAGTagatatacaatattttatatgactTAACATCATTGAATGGTAAAGTGTTAATAGGGATGGTCGGTTTAaattgttgctgatagggcgtTGCTGAtattgttgctgatagggcgatttttttccgcacttatcctaatcctaattctcaattctagcattttctttaatctctttaTTGAAATCAAaccgtaatatatatttataatttttagactaaatttttagatttaaaaccgcacaattagcgtgtgtgcaccgaagcgtagacgagtgcttttttcttatcgttatcttccatataaacaccgcgtctctcgtttctttgctcttttagtttaccgctcgcgataaatcattatgcagccgccacaatctgaataatattaacttctaacgttacctataatactgcgtgattacggtttatccaaattcacaaaagCAAACgtctttaagcgacgacaaggttaactagtgtaagtttacatgttaacacatggtacaggagttgtacaaagcgtatttacacatattctttaccaaactttcATTCCTTATAcgtcttaagtttaatgagttTTAATACACGACTAAATACTTTCtatctactgctccacagtcaccaatggcgactgaaacccgctttgttggttacttttgatttgtttttgatcgatctcagtcgaccattgtagtgataggggtaattaatactatgctaattagtttatagtTATACCGTActcatgcattagatctgtgtgatctcttgtttctGTGGTTCTTGTGCTGATAACAAACACCAACCATAGATACAGTGATCGGCTTCGACGCGCGTTTTATCAAGTCGTGATATGATAATACTTTCGAATAAttatgtaacattatttttccgattataaataaatgggggtccgtaaaaaaaattaaaaaggtctcgtttgacaaagtgtcccatcttcccccaccctactaaatgattaaatttgttacaaatttatttcacGAATAGAATCTACAGGTTGTAATCAGTAtaggttgttgttttttgcaaGGACATCAGTGCAAAGTATCCAAACTAAACGCTAAAATTGCCGCTCTttgtaccaaaaaaatattttccttgCTATAAAGTAGgatgaggaaagatgggacacctgttcattttacttttttgttcaatttggtatgaaacaaagaacatttaaagaattacaaaaccgtgtCCTTAAAACTCCTATAgaccttgttaattgtttaaaacacaatcgagACACTTGGATAGTATGTGTTGctaagttgtcccatcttccccaccctactgtatactgGAATACCTCACgtcttttgtgttttataacgatTGCACATCACTTCTCTGCTTATCGAAATTCGATTTTACAGGTTATTACTCGTGCGAAAAGGTAATCCTAATAATCTCATTTGCAACGTTCCCGCTTCAACAGCTAGTCTGTAAAACACGGACACCGTTTTAAGGGCATTTGTACTCAAAGgtaaatgtaaaaagtataCAGTGCAATGGCGATTCGTGTttgtatacatatttataaaaataaaagattctTTTTACAAACTATGACTTTTCGTGTATGCATtacttgtttgtatatgcCGTTTTAAACACATTGACTATACCAATTAAACATAGAATGCATTGTTGCGCTTTGAGGAAATTTCACAACTGTAGTTAGCTACTTAATTTAccaaaatgtagttttataaaaaaataggatTTGTTGCGCTCTCGGTTAAAAGAGccttaaaaaaactgtaacatTTTGCAGTTCcataaatatgtattttattgcaatcAATGGGTTTGTGTTCTAGTTCagatgcaaaaaaaacaagtattgctgtttttttatctttaaaaccAATAAAGACAGACATTAGCTTTACTGAAATGAACTTATAATCACTTTCCTGCGTTTACCGTGGAAATCTCGTTTGTCCTATTGATCGTTTGCACACTGCGAACAAATCCTTTTTCGTAACAACTTCCATTGCTTAGAAgaaccaaggtgatcctagaatacagatattctagcggccattttcgataccttctactggtaccactaacctaaaattggacactgtactaactagaccccagcggtaccgattctaaaatgaaaaatttaaaattcgaaaaaatattaattatgaatattaatattcgtcataaaaacatatttatagaattttctcccgatccagcttcgaatatgttatagcgctaagtgatacctaaaatatgaaacattattttctttaaaaaagtgcggggatagatgttaaatataaaaaagtatgatcataacttgaatcatataaatattatattttcaattttttttgcgaaaatataacttacgcatacatctatgtaggtcactagcatgttatccccatcgaaaaaaaaattaatttcaatttttttttataactgaatattaatattcgtcataaaaatatatttatagaattttctcccgatccagcttcgaatatgttatagcgctacgtaatacctaaaaaatgaaacatcattttcttcaaaaaagtgcggggaagggttcagaatacaaacaagtatgagGGTCATAACCCGAATCATAcaagtattaaatttttaaatatttcggcgaaaatataacttacgcatacatctatgtaggtcactagcatgttatccccatcgaaaaaataattaatttaatttttttttaaatttgaatattaatattcgtcataaaaacatatttatagaattttcttccgatccagctttgaatatgttataacGCCATGAAATATcgttttcttcaaaaaagtgcggggatggatgttaaatattgtgaagagtattaattatttgaatttcgGGTTATTTACGGTTATCCTGTCCGTACTTACGTACCTGGAAATATaagaattttaatttacttgtttcaattaatacaAAAGATTGTTTGTTCTTGAAGCCTCTAAGATTAATTGATAGGCTCGATCGAATTGTCGCATACAATAATGAATGTCTAAAGGAAAGGAAGATAAACCTGTTTGTTATAGAAACGCCTGAAGTAGAGGCGCAAGGTCGCTTTCGCTCATTTTATGATAATCTTTGCACCTCCGTTATTTAATTTGCGAATGTGTTCATCTTTGGCATTTATAGAGTTTTAACGTTGTTGGCAAGGTGAGAGGAGTTTTGTGCAGTTGTAATCCACACACTTTACTCTTCTACTATTCTGCAAACTGATACGATGCAGAATTAATAGAAGAGTAAAAAGTGAGGAATAGTGACCAAACATTTAGTGATCTCCTCGTTGTCTGTTCGTTGATCATCGTCGATNNNNNNNNNNNNNNNNNNNNNNNNNNNNNNNNNNNNNNNNNNNNNNNNNNNNNNNNNNNNNNNNNNNNNNNNNNNNNNNNNNNNNNNNNNNNNNNNNNNNNNNNNNNNNNNNNNNNNNNNNNNNNNNNNNNNNNNNNNNNNNNNNNNNNNNNNNNNNNNNNNNNNNNNNNNNNNNNNNNNNNNNNNNNNNNNNNNNNNNNNNNNNNNNNNNNNNNNNNNNNNNNNNNNNNNNNNNNNNNNNNNNNNNNNNNNNNNNNNNNNNNNNNNNNNNNNNNNNNNNNNNNNNNNNNNNNNNNNNNNNNNNNNNNNNNNNNNNNNNNNNNNNNNNNNNNNNNNNNNNNNNNNNNNNNNNNNNNNNNNNNNNNNNNNNNNNNNNNNNNNNNNNNNNNNNNNNNNNNNNNNNNNNNNNNNNNNNNNNNNNNNNNNNNNNNNNNNNNNNNNNNNNNNNNNNNNNNNNNNNNNNNNNNNNNNNNNNNNNNNNNNNNNNNNNNNNNNNNNNNTGTTGGCATTAAATTCTtgtgttttgttcaaaaaaaaatttgttttttatcttcACAAGCGCGTTTACGTTTTCAGCAAAACCTTTACACCTTCGCTGTTTGTACTCAATACCGTGGTTTCGTTCTACAAGCAGCAAATGACGTCGACATGCATGGATGGTTATATGCGTTCAATCCGCTTTTAGCCGGTTCCATCCGGTAAGTTGATTGTCCTATGCTAAACTCCAACGCATGTACAAGCAACCCACCAAGGCCACTACCGACACTCAACTCCTGTTATATCCAGCAGATCAAAGCTGGCACGCAAAGCCCAGCATGCAGTGGAGACGTGACCGCATTCAAACCAACAGTTCCAAATTCCGTTCTTCAACTGCAAgaaattttcattatttatgcCCAGCTTATCTAACGTAGctaatttatatgtatatatatatatttatacgtCACGTACAATGTATCCAACCCGCACGTTACCTGTACACGGTGAAATTCTCACCATAATTGTTTACCCGCCGCACCAGTGTTGCTTTTCTATTCCTTCCTTATTTCGCCAATTATTCCTGAGTTACCTCTTTTTCTTATCAATCATATTTTGCTACAAGCTGCTCTGAACCCCGTCTAATCATCGCACATACGTTTGATCATCATTAGGAATGTGCCGAAATCGTTAAAGCAACCGGAAGGTTCGACCCGAACTCGGGTCGAGCTCTGAGGACAccatttgaaaacaaaattgcaAGAATGCGTTTACTTTCGGCCAGAAGCGTCGAACGTCGAAACGACTCAAAAGCATATTGGTAAACACTAAAAATGCAtcgcaataaaaaaaagttcataCAAGTAATTCGTTTATAATTGGTTTTCGAATACGAGCTTTGGAATTCAGCTCGACACATTCCTAAATCCCACTCAAATCACCATCAACACAATATATGCTGTGATTCACATATCTTCGTATAGAGATTATTGCTTACAAACGTCACTGTTATTTTTCAATGGGCACCCACACTGTACATGCAGTATGCtgtttaacttattatttttgcgCTTGCTCGTAGATGTAGTTTGCATTCGGTTCCATCGACACGTTTCATTTCTAACCCACTGAGCCTATCGATGTTCAATGTAGAACTTCTACTTGATATTTTGTGAACTCGTTGTGCTGATCTCATTGTTGTTgcaataaattgaaatttatCGGTGCTTGTCGGGTCTTTATCACAATTGTGCataacattatttaattttgtgtcTTCAGTTATTCTAAcgaatgaatgtcacttattaAACACCGCCTGGCGCGCAGTTTCAATCGCTGAAATGTGGAGGGCGCGCTGtctcgtacacctcatgcccgcttactgGTTAGTACGTATTTACTCTTTTATACGTGTGACAATATATAGAGGAACGAAGGTACGAACGATATGGTGAGTGAACGCGTTAGTATGACGCACTGTAAAagatataatttaataaaaccatttttagaTAACACCAAATAGTTAAGAAATTCGACATTGCGTGTATTTAATactctaaaaaaaattcatgcCACGTCACGATTGAATGCTTGTTGTGACCTTACCATATAAGGAGAAGCTTCAATTATCACTTACAAAAACGTCAGATCACGTGATCAACGGCCACCGCTTTCAGATCGAAGTATCTTTCCAACATAAAGTGAAACGATGGATGCCACTCTTCAAGTGCACTTACTCGCATTGTCCAATTTCCCATCCACTTTTAACATGTTAACGGTCGCATTATTTTCCTATATACGTTGCAACAAATCTTATCACAGAATTCAACCTACGAAAATGTAAACGTAGCGCTAAAATGGGAGGTGCGTACTTGTTTGTTATATGTCAGTATGTGTACACcaaagttgtttttacttCAGAAAATTTGactatttttaaagattttattttttgtgttgatCCGCGTGTTTTTGGATACAGGGATTTTGTATTGATCAGTATCTAGAGTTAACAAAGGGGTTTTCAAATTCAAAAGTTGGTCGGTTTGGGATGAGAATAGTTCAAGTAGCTTTTGTGATAGAATGTCAAGTGAATGTAAACATTAGCAGTACTTGCCATTATAGTTACTTCCAACTTTGTAGTACTATAGACTGTCAGTTGGTTTGGCAGGTTTGACTTAATGTCTCATATATGCATGTTCTTGTGTGAAATGGttacagtttaatatttacaagaTTACCATATATTGTATTAGATAGAGGTTCATATTTTCAGATCGTGGAAAGACGAAcgttttaaatgcaaaaatctC
Proteins encoded in this window:
- the LOC108949429 gene encoding uncharacterized protein LOC108949429, whose translation is MFIENRSTKLSSILIYPAILSNLIYVIFDLFEDHSYKMNQMVKNLTLRLAQRFTEQQNIELSADEYFNKVVSALPQSKIKAYLLKNFEQEVQLFKGYCETCKHGITSSNNPDVQTQLSLAEELLLYQDNSEKLRVSLNSQLQLKSCNSFSQLLLVILGSDSKLVLNSVAKGIYRFCETTLTNTLANEACVMELKQLKDFILKICFLLQIRHRELEKQV